One Stigmatopora argus isolate UIUO_Sarg chromosome 19, RoL_Sarg_1.0, whole genome shotgun sequence genomic window, CTTTTCAGAGatgaaccccccaccccctgagGGTGCCTGATGGTCTGCTCAAAAGATGGCAGACCGAACCACTTGACCCATCCTGTATGcattaaaattgtgaaaataaaaCCCAAACATTGTTCTTGCAGAGCCCAGGCGGTCCTTTTCAGGTGATAGTCAATGTGTGGGAGAGCCATCGTCATCCCCGCACCATCACCCCCACAGGTATTACAACAGATGCGCACGGTGTAAATAAACTCCTTGCAGAGCttcaaattattatatttattgtaATAATGTCACTAGTTTCCTATCGCTTCCCCATTAGGGACTGGCTGAGTGACTTTCTGGAACAGGCTTTGTCGCACAACAGTTGGTTCTAGATATGCTTGCAGCATAAATTCCTTTGCCACCTCActctttttatttatgttacATCATTAATCTTGGCAATGTTTCTGCGTATGGTAGCTCGACGATATGCAATGTTTACAAACTGATCGAATACTCTAAAGGTTTTCTTATGATTAAAGATAAAATGGAAGTAGgggtattttatatatatattgttggaTAGAATAATTGTTTTTACTCTGCTTCTTCTAATGCTGTTTTCCTTCATTGCAGGATCTCAACTAACTGTCATTGATGGCCATTTTGGAACTCACGGTAAGTCTAacactaaaaaacaacaacaataaaatgcaCCATTTCAGATGACTAGTTGACTAACAAAAACATTGTTATAGAAATGGTATTTTGTTATTTAGGGGACtaacaaaaatacataatttttttgttcatttgaaaTACACTCTAAtaggattattattttaataaactCAAATGACTTCCATTCACAGTGGAAAGGCCACCACATGACAAAAGAATGTGCTCAGTTGTAAATAGCATTGAAACAGCAACACAGACTTGAAACTAAACATGAAATATGTTGCTGTTCCTCattaaaagcaacaacaacaaaaaaaacagatgatAAACTTCCTTGTCAGCAACCACAACAGACAATATGTCCTCCCTCGCTTTAGATGGAGCAAAGTGCATCGACGGCGGTTGGCTGACATGCCAGACGGAGATCCGCCTGCGCCTGCACTATTCCAAGACATCTCCAGTGTCCATTACCAAGAAGAAGTTCAAAAAGTCCCGCTTCAGGTAGGCCAAAAACCTCTTCTGGACCCAGATCCAAACAAAGCCTTCGCTCATCCCCAAATGTTCAACTCGCCATCTGCTCAGGATCAAACTGACCCTGGAAGGGgttgaggaggaggatgaagaagacGAGGACCAGGCGTCCCCCCACAAGGTGCCCACCACCCTGGAGATCAGCATGATCAGCCCCAAATGCTACAAGTCCCGGCACTCTCAGCCTGAGTGCGGCTACGCCCTGGAGCCCTCGCGCTGGACCGAGTACAGCATCCACAGCATGGCCCCCTACAACCTGGAGCTCACTTTTGAGTTTTTTGAGGTGAGAAGACCACCCGTGGGACTTTTGAAAGAGGCCCTCTTCTAACCAAACACTTTCAGGAGGATCTGGGCGAGCACGTGGTTCAGGGCGACGTTCACCCGGGCCACGTGGGCACCGCCTGCCTCCTGTCCTCCACCTTCTCGGAGAGCGGCAGAGACCACGGTCTGGTCACGTTGCCCATCATGGGCCGCAACTCCAGGCAGACCATCGGCAAAGTGCGAGGTAAGCCACGccttgggggaggggggggcacGCTTAGGGAGAAACTGAAGGATCCGTCTGGTCGTAGTGGACTACCTGGTGATCCGACCCATCCCGGGACTGACGTGCGGGATGAGCGCCACCTTCAGCAAGTACTGGAAGAAAGGACGAGTCCTCGACGTGGGCCACCGTGGAGCCGGAAGTACGCAGGCAGCCAAGTAATAGCTCGTGGCCAATCACCTTCCCAGGTCGGCTGCCGGCTTTCTCACATGCCGTATTTGTGTTTCCCAGGCATCACCGGGTGCGAGAGAACACCATCGCCTCATTTAAGAGCGCCGCCAAACACGTATGTCCACCCGACGCCATTTTaggaccgtattttccggactatattTACCGCTTTTTTCTAATactctagtgcaagggtgtcagacttgggttggttcgcgggtcgctttaacgtcaacttgatttcacgtgggccggaccattttagatataatatttttttatataaattgattaaaagaactggattaaaagccctgaatattcagttttttatagatctaaaacaatgtttattttaaccttttttaaatatatttttagattttacaaaatgatttttgaactaaaaacacagaaaaaatgattaaaaaaatgacaattattgatttaaaaggggggaaatcaggaaatttcatatacatctatactctttattttaatttgatcctaaaacagaaagttggcactcatgatttactttcccgggccacacaaaatgatgcgatgggccagatttggcccacgggccgccactttgacacacgtgctctagtgtgtgtgcctgttattttttttgcagtgatcTAAAAACCTTTATGTGGATAGATTCCTATTTAGCCCGTTGTTGCCCATTTTACTATcgatttataatccagtgcagtttacacatatttttttccttttccttctGTGTATTCTTTGGTTGGTGTGACTTATTTAACTAAAAATGACGGTATGTTTGAACACACAGGGGGCCGCCTACGTGGAATTTGACGTTCACCTCTGCAAGGACGCCGTACCCATCGTCTACCACGACCTCACGTGCTGCATTGCCACTAAAAAGAAGGTAACGAGCCTTGAATTGAGGTTACGATGCTCGCACACTTCCTCAATGCGTACAAAGAGGACTTTATCTTGACTTGGatgtttttgcagaaaaacgATCACACTGTGGAACTCATCGAGGTGCCTGTTAAAGATCTGACATTTGATCAGCTGCAGCTTCTGAAGgtcaaaaactattttcaaaAAAACATCCGTCTCacttttgtctttatctaacagcAAACTTGTCACGTTTTTTTATGGAgagaaaaagtaaaaatgcacattttgggaaTTTCTAGTTAagttattgtgtgtttttgaatgtttactcagctgGCACACGTCACTGCTTTGAAGGATAGCGATCTCAAAGGTCtgttttttatgtttctttATCAAAAGCTGATTAACTCTCGACATTGGATTACCAGCTGACCacgcattgtttttattttcagatgtgttggaggacgacgacgaggtCGACGAGCACCAGCCTTTTCCCTCGCTCTCGCAGGTATGACGCCAAAAAAAAGCATCCAcaggtttttttaaagttctccATTTCTGAAGATCTTTCATCCCGTCCGTCATATTTTCTCAGCTCTTCCAGGCTCTCCCCGAACAAGTGGGCTTCAACATCGAACTGAAGTGGATCTGTCAGATGAAGGTGACGTACCGTAAAACCAAAGTTCTCGACAACTAAACATATGGAAGGAGCGTAAATGGGCAACATTTATCATTACAGGATGGATCCTGGGAAGGCAACTTGTCAGCCTACTACAACATGAACAAGTTCCTAGACATTATTCTGTCTTGCGTTCTGCGGGAAGGAGGCGACAGACGTATCGTCTTCTCCTGCTTCGACCCAGACATCTGCTCCATGTAAGCCGAGTGATACCTGAAAAATATATTGAGggacaaatactgtattttcacgactataaggctcagttaagtcttaaattttctccaaaatagacagggcgccttatatatggaaaaaaattaaaatgtgtcattcattgagggtgcgccttataatgcggtgcgccctatattcgtgaaaatacggtacttaatattctgccttttttaaaatgttctccaaaatagacagggcgccttataatccagtttgctttatatatggaaaaaaaataaaatgtgtcattcattgagggtgtgccttataatgcggtgcgccttatagtcgtgaaaatacggtagcattttttgcatttacacCTGATTTCCATCATTAGACATCTCTGCAAATGACGAATAAATGCACGTTTGACCTAAAATGGATtcaacatttccatttttttttctctctaaggGTGCGCCGCAAGCAGAACAAGTATCCCATCCTTTTCCTGACCCAAGGCATCTCGCAAAAGTACCCGGAGATGATGGACGTCCGCTGCCAGACCACCGAATACGCCATGAGCTTCGCTCAAAGCGAGGACATCCTAGTATGACCCACACACATTCCGTTCCCATTTTCGCTTTACAAGTGAGCTCATTGTCCCAAATCATCCAATCCAGGGCATTAGCGCTCACAGCGAGGAGCTGCTAACGAACTTCAACCTCATCGGCGAGGCTCACGGCAAAGGCCTGGTGGTGTTCTGCTGGGGCGACGACAACAATGATCACGAGAACCGGAGGAAACTCAGGGAGCAGGGCATCGACGGGCTCATCTACGAcaggtaaaaacaaacaaacaaaaaacccaaTCCTTTGTGATTATATGACCTAAAATACATCTTTTCACTTTTTTACCGTTAGCATCAATGCTAAGCGAATCAACCGCATGGCTAATGGCTCATTCACAACAGTAAGGGTTTACTTTGGTTTAGCGGCGGTCCACTCGATGGCATATTTATTCTCCCTCGGCAACAAATCTGCATCTCAGCAGGTTGTTTATTTCActtctgtttatttttgcaacgtttCAATGCTCACGCTCGTCACATCTGACAAGAAATGAAGAACCCCCTCGGCTTGTGCCAACGTTCCATCATGAAATTCCTCTTTTTATTAactctttccctttttttccacccCCAGAATTACCGATGACTCGCTGCCAAATTCTGAGTCGAGTCCCCCAGAttgctgtaatgtctttctgGCATTTTCATGCTTGGTTGCTCATATTTAAGAATGGAAAGCAGGAGCTTGTAGTTGATAATACACGACAGTTGTCATCCCAATCGTACTTTGGGTCAAGACCAAAAACAAAATGGTCGGTCAACTGCCCTGCCTTATCAATGCTTTTGGCCAAGTATGTACCCTGGCATGGGCTCACCGCCGTTGGGTTATTTTAACACGAATGAACGGCTTGAATGTGGCACTTGGTGTGTTGGATGCGTTTCCCTCTCAAACGTCACGCGGGACAAAATGCGGACAACTAAATTATCCTATTAAGCCTtgtcaaaaatcatttgaacCGCATGGAAATCTTCCTCAATATTGCGTGTTTTACTGGTCTTAAGAGTCAAGAACAAAGACTTGAATCTCAGCCGCGCACCATCCGCCACGGGGTTAAAAATGATAGTTCTTAACGGGATTACAGCCTCGCTTTACTTTGAAAGCTTAAAAGCTCACCGGCCTTCTGCTGCTTCTGTTGGGATGCTTAAGTGTCTAGCGCAATACTGAAAAATACTACATTGAGTCTGTTATCTGTCATCAACACAAAGGAAGGACTTAGCGAGCAGTTGTGACCGGTCGGTTATGTTAGCCGATGCTATCTGCACCACAGTTCAGATCCTGACGAGAATCTAACGATTGGTAAATGAGTCAGGTAtgcacgtgaccggacgtttggttgcccggacgtttggtcgcccgggtgaatataattttgagagctggtttcaacagtagatatttagatattaaactctctctctctcatgaatataattttgagagctggtttcaacagtaaactctctgtcatgttgtcaaacgtccggcgaccaaacgtccgggcgaccaaacgtcccggcgaccaaacgtccgggcgaccaaacgtccgggcgaccaaacgtccgggcgaccaaacgtccaggcgaccaaacgtccgagtaacAGGTATGCATGTCACGGTATGCATACTAGAATGCAGTGATTATAATACTCAATGTTATAAAAGcgaggattgttttttttagttgtgtTTGACTACCAACACACAAGTGACATACCACATTCTTGTGTGCTCCCTGGCACTACCTGCCCAGTCATTTATTTTAGGGTGGAGTAAGGTTGCATTGCTTTGGTGTTAAGCTGGGTTGTAAAATGGACTTCCTAAGACGCAAGGCAAACATGGGTGGCTCAACgtgctttttgttttgcctCATTTTTGTTCAAACGACAAAGCGTCGATTGCACGTTAACGTTACGTCAACCGCTTTCTGCAGGATCTGTGAGGAGCAACTGGAACAGTCCAACATCTTCCAGGTGGAGGAGCAGCACTCCTTGCGGGAGGTCATCACCGAGGAGACCCTCAAGAGCCCCGCCTGCTCCTGCTACTCCATACCGTGCTCTTCGGCACCCTGCGCGGGCAGCAAAGAGCGGGCCTGCAGCGGCAGCGCCGAGTCCGACTCAGGCCTCAGCTCCTCGTAGGCTCCTCCGAGATTGGTGTGTATAGAGTTCCAACTGCATGTTGATTGTCACGATAACTTGCTTCTGCTTTCGGAATTTACGCACAAGTTGTGTCGCAAATGTGCCTGTGATTGGTGGAAATCTACCATTTCGAGTTTTCACCTTGAAATACACTTTCCACAAGCTTTAAACATATGGAAACATACTAGGACTTACTtttcaaacacattttgaatGTATTTGAACACAATAAATACACAATTGCTAGCttatgtttaaagaaaaaatcaaagACTGATcagaaaggcattttaattagaaTTAAAGTGGATCACGGTGGATTAGAGTAAGATGTgccattattttacatttttttaatgcctgtAGCCATCACCTTAAAGCAGTAGAAGTccaaaaccattaaaaaagGACCTTTTAGCCTGGCTTTCATGAATTTCTAccttccttttttgtttgttttgttattatttagcAGATTGTACATGTAATCTTTCATGAATTTCAAAACTTGAGGTAATCATTTTCTCGCACTTCAAATGCAACGTCGCCTTTAAACTTGGTACGAGTGGATATTGTGTTTCTGTTCCGATGATTTATCACAATCAGGTTCACATcaggtatttttgtttgttcgtttaatgTAAATAGGGAGCCTTTTTGGTGGGGGACTATCTTTGCCTTCTGTTACATTTTCTAGTTCCCCACAGTAAAGTACAGTAATTCATAGCACTAGTACTTTATCATGCAATGTCATGTAAACAAGCTTGCATTTTTACTCCATGAGTTGCCACAACAGGATGTGAAAAAGCATGTTGATCTTTTCATTGAAATTAAAGAATCTAACTTAACCTGTCcttgattgttgttgtttttttccaggtataAATAGCCAAATGATTAAAGGATCCTCCCCATGCACAAAACCTCCATTTAAAATCCACATTACcattacaggtttttttttctttaattaaaaaaaaaaaccactgacACAAGCACTAATGGTCAtcttaaaaaatgttgaattacAGCAACATAAGTGAGATAGTGATTTACCAGCAGCACTACCATGGATAATTTTTGGCCCAActttatattataaaataaaaaaataaaaaatggcctaactttatattataaaatattttttttacttatgtaTAAAAAGGGACCAGTCAAGGAACTTTAATATTTGGCATATtcaatcataaaatgaatggaattaaaaaaatactgaagaAAAACTTAAAAGGTTACGAATTTGCTCTCACGTAAGAAATAGAATTTAAACTGAACAAGACTAAAAAACGAAGTGTTAAATCGTATCAATTTGCGTTGAGCTGGATGTTGTAGTTCTTTCAAGCGTGGAGATCAATACCGGAAATGGTTGGAAGGACGGAAAAGAACTACAACTCCCACATTTCGCGCCAAAGCCGTTAACAGACCCTGGCGAGTAAACCCATTGCCTGTAATCCCTGCACTATCAACTCCTCTGCGGTATTTTTCTGCCTTTAACTCCAAATACACCCCTTGAAAACATGGACAACAGTGGGAAAGAAAAAGAAGCTATACAGCTCATGGCCGACGCCGACAAGAAATGCAAGTCGTCGGGTTCTTTTTTGGGAGGAATGTTCGGCGGGTAAGCGAGCACGAGCTAGTATACATTATTGTCGCATTGTCTCTTTTAATTCATATAAACATGCATTACGTAACCAAATAAAAGGGCGTCGGCACGTTATTCATGCTTTATGCTAATTAGACGGCATCCTGCTACTGTAAACAACTAATTCGTCATAATTTTATCATATTACACCTGTACGACATTTCTTTCTACTTTACGGCAGCTGCCTCATCATTTTACGTGCCGAAAACGAGTCTAAATGATGTACGTATGTACATTGATGAATTATTGGTGAACTGGAATATTGCAGGTTTAAGAAGCATTATAACAGTTATTTGAATTTGTGATGCACTTACTAAAGACAAGGAATGTTTAATCCATGATATTAACTCTGTGTCTGACCATGCAGTGACGTCATATACGTATTTTACCCTAATTGAATGGCTGACTCGTTAATTATTATAACCACCAGGGTGAAGTCCCAAGGGGATGAACTCAGATCAATAGGTTACACTTTGAAGCAATTTATTGAATCTTTACGTACGCTCgtccttttctgtttttttctagaGGACATCATCACAAAGTGGAGGAAGCCTGTGAAATGTACTGCAGAGCAGCCAACATGTTCAAGATGGCCAAGAACTGGAGTGGTGAGATAAGAAcatgaataataattaataataccCAGCACAGACAGACTACAAAATGcaatattaaattaaacatttatttgattttcaattttttttaggtgcCGGTGGAGCGTTTTGCAAGGCCGCTCACCTTCACATGCAGCTGCAGAATAAACACGACTGCGCCACTAGTTTCATCGATGCCGGCAACGCGTACAAGAAGTCTGATCCCAATGGTAAGACTAGCTAGCAACTGGTGACATCCACTCAAAAGGCTTAACTTATCTGATTAAAATCAGCTCACAAATTGCCAAATGAAACTAAAATAAAGcctgcaaaattaaaaaaaatctccaggaAAATTGAAACAGTATAAATAGAAGAAATGGAATTGCTTTGAAGTTGttataattcatattttaacattttcatgtgGTTGCGTTTCCACAATTAGTTTTCTcctggcagccattttgtgtctgtctgttcTTCCACTTCTAAATTTATTAGCCTAACACGTTTGATGTCTTAACATTTCCTtcctcatttttcttcttcatgcTGCCAAAAGAGGCAATCAAGTGTTTAAATGCCGCCATCGATATTTACACAGACATGGTAAGAAAGCAGAATatgtacgggaaaaaaaacagactatcAGATACACAAGATGCGTAATGCTATCCAATTGAATGCAGTATCCAAAAATTCAACTGGTTCTGGCATGTAATCATTTTAACCACGCATAAATACTTACTAGGGAAGGTTCACCATCGCGGCCAAACATCACATCAGTATCGCCGAAATCTACGAGGCTGAGTTGGTGGACATCGAAAAAGTACAGTCAAAATTTATTCTGGAATTAGTTGGCACTatcatgtgaaaaaaaaacacgacatacAACAATATTTCTTTTAACTCCTGCACAGGCAATTGCGCATTATGAGCAAGCAGCGGACTACTACAAGGGAGAAGAATCAAACAGGTATTCTAAAGTATCCATACACGCAAGGAATCCATATTGAAGTGATTGTGAACACGAATCAAAACATATCTGAAAATAACTACGGCATTGATAAACAAGGAAGTCATTAGCATATAATAAATTACATTGTGtatctcttttttttcatagcctATGTTGttatattgttatatattttttaatgttaaaacatCCTCTCTTCCTGTAGTTCAGCCAACAAGTGTCTATTGAAGGTTGGGGCCTACTGTGCTCAGTTGGAACAGTACCAGAAGGCCATTGAGATCTATGAACAGGTAAAACCTAGCCATagaatttttgaaaaaaaaatggggcatGGCATTGATCCCTGTGGGACACCCTGTgacaaaaatgtaacatttattttgcctttttaaaagctcctcattctttttaaatgaattcaggaatttttatatataaactgAATGTATACGCAGGTTGGCGCCAGCACGATGGACAACCCGCTGCTAAAGTACAGCGCCAAGGAGTATTTCTTTAAAGCGTCGCTGTGTCACTTTATCGTGGACGAGCTCAACGCCAAGGCAAGTGTGTCTCTTCCGGGGTCCCTTTACCCACCTCGTAGCGCGTTAACCTGCCTGACGGTCGGTCCCCTCGCAGATCGCTGTGGAAAAATACGAGGAGATGTTCCCTGCTTTCTCCGACTCTAGAGAATGCAAACTGTTGAAGGTAGACGCTCGTCTGATTctccttgtttttctttttaacccacgtccttgtttttttatttttttatttaaaagaaactgCTGGAAGCTCACGAGGAACAGAACAGCGAAGCTTTCACAGAAGCGGTAAGTCTGCCTAGAAAGTAGAAGTAAAAAGTCATGCAGTACGCCTAGCTCGTCTTGAgtaaacattcatttaaaagtCTAAGCTTTAACATGTGGTTTTTCCACTCAATTTAGACTAAGTGCGACCAGCCGTAGGTTCTACAACGCTTTCGAACTATTTATGGGTCCCAAAAGTTTGTTGAAATAAAACCCGATATTTTCAATCCCTCAGGTGAAGGACTTCGACTCCATCTCGCGTCTGGACCAATGGCACACCACGCTGTTGTTACGCATCAAAAAGACCATCCAGGGCGACGAGGGGGACCTCAAATGAGAGCCGACGCCCCCAAGGACATCCAAGTTACACGCATGgttccccccccacacacaaaacacaacacaacactGCTTAACAGTATCGCTTCCCTACAAAACGGAATGTAAAGCGTCTCCAATTCTCTCATGCGTAACTTTTATGTTCGTCACATTTTTCTGTCCGTGAcggtaacaaaacaaaactacgTGGTGATTGCGTATCTGACAGCGACGCTATTATACTTTGAATATATGGTGGATTAGATACCTAATTGTTGTCATTATTGATAATTGACTAGTAATCAATGAATTGATTTGGATGAATCCACGCCAGCTTTTATGCAACTGTTTTACATGACAACCTGAAAAAGACGCCATTCCATTATCAATTCTAACAGCGGTATTTGCACTTTATCACAAGCATGGTTTCCCGTATCCACTTGTTAGCGAGATAAAAAGACTATAAAACCTTGCCTTTGAAAGGCCCTAAAACCACTTTGGGTACAGGTTAATTTAATATTGTTGCACATAATTTAACTTATAGACACATAATTATATTGTACTCGTGTGTTGGGAAAGTTGAAAAATGCAATGACTGTTAAACATAACATTAGACACTTTATTACTTCCTACTGACATGATTATAATCCattaggatttatttattttttcctgattTTGACTTTACGGTCATCCGGTTCAAATGCTAACGGATGGCTAGGCTACCATCACGTTGTCCACCCCTTCAATTTGCATGTTCCCTACCCAACCCGTGTCGCCTATTTTCTCTTACCAAAGTTTCCAGCTTTTCTcggatcataaaaaaaaaaaagaaaaaaaagaaatcggtGTGCTTTTGCGAATGGACAATAAAGTTGTATTCAGTCCTTATTGTGCTCAACAGTCATTTTTATTGCAGAGTGATGCAACATCTCACTTTAAGAAATTAACCATACTAAAATGTTATCACATCTTGtgttaaatatttttggaagtggaaaaagtgatttttgtttttactctcGTGCTCTCGCCAATTTGCAATAaatatagttgtttttttaatagctttccATGCCAACCATAAATGATGTCTCAATTAGGTTCTTAAATATGGAGttcaattagattttttttttcagggattatcattttgtgtgtctGCTTTCATCTCCATGGTTTTTTGCCTTAGTTGCTCCTCCCTGCACATCTGCTCAGACACGACCACCGTCAAAATGTCGGGCTGCGGCGTCCCCCCATCGGGAGCCAGGATAGTCTGCGAGGCAGCCTGCTCCAGCAGGGACGACACGGCGGTGGGATCAGCGGCTAGCGAATGGGTAGTCTCGGTAGGCTCGGCCTCCCCTGGTATGGTGAACTGGCCGTCCAAAGTGACCACGCCGCCGCTGTCGTCCGTCTCCGCCCGAGCTTCGGGCGGATTCCCACCGTGGACGAGGGTGAACCCGCCCGCGTCGCCGTGACCGACCAGGGTGATGCCCCCCGGGCTGGTCCAGTCGGGCGGCAGGGTGACCTCCCTGGTCTCCAA contains:
- the gpcpd1 gene encoding glycerophosphocholine phosphodiesterase GPCPD1, translating into MSTMEMSQVTLTVRGETCPGEVIAVVGSCASLGSWSYQKAVILDAQSDEGNTWIAVVSIPKGVQVKYRYFKGFFLEAKSPGGPFQVIVNVWESHRHPRTITPTGSQLTVIDGHFGTHDGAKCIDGGWLTCQTEIRLRLHYSKTSPVSITKKKFKKSRFRIKLTLEGVEEEDEEDEDQASPHKVPTTLEISMISPKCYKSRHSQPECGYALEPSRWTEYSIHSMAPYNLELTFEFFEEDLGEHVVQGDVHPGHVGTACLLSSTFSESGRDHGLVTLPIMGRNSRQTIGKVRVDYLVIRPIPGLTCGMSATFSKYWKKGRVLDVGHRGAGSTQAAKHHRVRENTIASFKSAAKHGAAYVEFDVHLCKDAVPIVYHDLTCCIATKKKKNDHTVELIEVPVKDLTFDQLQLLKLAHVTALKDSDLKDVLEDDDEVDEHQPFPSLSQLFQALPEQVGFNIELKWICQMKDGSWEGNLSAYYNMNKFLDIILSCVLREGGDRRIVFSCFDPDICSMVRRKQNKYPILFLTQGISQKYPEMMDVRCQTTEYAMSFAQSEDILGISAHSEELLTNFNLIGEAHGKGLVVFCWGDDNNDHENRRKLREQGIDGLIYDRICEEQLEQSNIFQVEEQHSLREVITEETLKSPACSCYSIPCSSAPCAGSKERACSGSAESDSGLSSS
- the napbb gene encoding N-ethylmaleimide-sensitive factor attachment protein, beta b, producing the protein MDNSGKEKEAIQLMADADKKCKSSGSFLGGMFGGGHHHKVEEACEMYCRAANMFKMAKNWSGAGGAFCKAAHLHMQLQNKHDCATSFIDAGNAYKKSDPNEAIKCLNAAIDIYTDMGRFTIAAKHHISIAEIYEAELVDIEKAIAHYEQAADYYKGEESNSSANKCLLKVGAYCAQLEQYQKAIEIYEQVGASTMDNPLLKYSAKEYFFKASLCHFIVDELNAKIAVEKYEEMFPAFSDSRECKLLKKLLEAHEEQNSEAFTEAVKDFDSISRLDQWHTTLLLRIKKTIQGDEGDLK